One window of the Paraburkholderia sp. PGU19 genome contains the following:
- a CDS encoding nitronate monooxygenase family protein, with translation MFPSHPFAPLVIRGRSLLPVVQGGMGVGVSAHRLAGSVAREGALGTIASIDLRHHHADLLERCRATPDRATLEDANRVALTREIRAARTLSEGRGMIAVNVMKAVNAQADYVRIACDLGADAIVMGAGLPLDLPDLTQGRDIALIPILSDGRGVGVVLRKWMKKGRLPDAIVIEHPAHAGGHLGVTNLDDMHDARFEFTRVLQEIDEIFTSLQISRSEVPVIVAGGINSHEAVRACLEAGANGVQIGTPFAVTEEGDAHPNFKRVLADATPDDIVEFISVTGLPARAVKTPWLERYLRNESRIRTKIGALKRACPTALECLSACGLRDGIEKFGHFCIDTRLAAALRGDVNNGLFFRGREALPFGTAIRSVRDLLELLLTGVARPAVAGRLAFSLD, from the coding sequence ATGTTTCCTTCCCATCCCTTTGCGCCGCTCGTGATTCGCGGGCGGTCGCTGTTGCCCGTCGTGCAGGGCGGCATGGGCGTTGGCGTGTCCGCGCACCGGCTTGCGGGCAGCGTGGCGCGCGAAGGCGCGCTCGGCACGATCGCCAGCATCGATTTGCGCCATCATCACGCCGACCTGCTCGAACGTTGCCGCGCGACCCCCGACCGCGCGACGCTCGAAGACGCGAACCGCGTCGCGCTCACACGTGAGATCCGTGCCGCACGAACCCTCAGCGAAGGGCGCGGCATGATTGCCGTCAACGTGATGAAGGCGGTCAACGCGCAAGCGGACTATGTGCGGATTGCCTGCGACCTGGGCGCGGACGCGATCGTCATGGGAGCCGGCCTGCCGCTCGATCTGCCCGACCTGACACAAGGCCGCGATATTGCGTTGATCCCGATTCTGTCCGACGGCCGGGGCGTCGGCGTGGTGCTCAGGAAGTGGATGAAGAAAGGCCGCTTGCCCGATGCGATCGTGATCGAGCACCCCGCGCACGCGGGCGGTCATCTCGGCGTAACGAATCTCGACGACATGCACGATGCGCGTTTCGAGTTCACGCGGGTACTGCAGGAAATCGACGAGATCTTTACTTCGCTGCAGATCAGCCGAAGTGAAGTGCCGGTGATCGTTGCGGGCGGCATCAACAGCCATGAAGCGGTGCGAGCGTGTCTCGAAGCCGGCGCGAACGGCGTGCAGATCGGCACGCCGTTCGCCGTCACGGAAGAGGGCGATGCCCATCCGAACTTCAAGCGCGTGCTGGCCGATGCGACGCCTGACGACATCGTCGAATTCATCAGTGTGACGGGCTTGCCCGCGCGCGCCGTGAAGACGCCGTGGCTCGAACGCTATCTGCGCAACGAGTCGCGCATACGCACAAAAATCGGTGCACTCAAACGCGCATGCCCTACTGCACTCGAATGCCTGAGTGCATGCGGTTTGCGCGACGGCATTGAAAAGTTCGGTCACTTCTGCATCGATACGCGTCTTGCGGCTGCACTGCGCGGTGACGTGAACAACGGCCTGTTTTTCCGTGGACGCGAAGCATTGCCGTTCGGCACTGCAATCCGCAGCGTGCGCGACCTTCTCGAACTGCTGCTGACGGGCGTGGCGCGACCGGCAGTCGCAGGGCGTCTTGCGTTTTCGCTGGATTGA
- a CDS encoding OmpW family outer membrane protein, translated as MNKKIRSIGVALCTAGLAMMTSHAFAAETDTTSGIHAGDVLVRLRAISIMPQVSTSDTLSALNVDVNNAIVPELDFTYMIRDNIGVELILATSRHQLTSNLGDLGGVNVLPPTLLLQYHFNHQGQVRPYVGAGVNYTYFYNNGLHAGDQQISVKRSSFGPALQVGVDVQLTKSVFANVDVKKVWMKTDASLNGASLGTLHIDPLIVGVGVGMKF; from the coding sequence ATGAACAAAAAAATTCGATCGATCGGGGTCGCGCTGTGCACAGCTGGGCTGGCGATGATGACTTCGCATGCATTCGCCGCGGAAACCGACACCACTTCAGGCATTCATGCCGGCGACGTGCTGGTGCGCCTGCGCGCCATCAGTATCATGCCGCAGGTCAGTACGAGTGACACGCTGTCGGCGCTGAACGTCGACGTCAACAACGCGATCGTGCCTGAACTCGACTTCACCTACATGATTCGCGACAACATCGGCGTGGAACTGATTCTCGCCACGTCGCGGCATCAACTGACTTCGAATCTCGGCGACCTGGGCGGCGTCAACGTGCTGCCACCGACGCTGTTGCTGCAGTACCACTTCAATCATCAGGGGCAGGTTCGGCCGTATGTCGGCGCGGGCGTGAACTACACGTACTTCTACAACAACGGCCTGCATGCGGGCGACCAGCAGATTTCGGTCAAGCGCAGCAGTTTTGGTCCGGCACTGCAGGTGGGCGTCGACGTGCAGTTGACGAAATCGGTGTTCGCGAACGTCGATGTGAAGAAGGTCTGGATGAAGACGGATGCATCGCTCAATGGCGCATCGCTCGGTACGCTGCATATCGATCCGTTGATCGTCGGCGTCGGTGTCGGGATGAAGTTCTGA
- a CDS encoding dodecin — MSDHVYKQIELTGSSTKSSDDAIRCAIEKAGKTLHNLHWFQVIETRGHIEDNKVSHWQVTLKVGLRIDD, encoded by the coding sequence ATGAGCGACCATGTGTACAAGCAGATCGAGCTAACGGGTTCGTCGACGAAGTCCAGCGATGACGCGATCCGCTGCGCGATCGAAAAAGCCGGCAAAACACTGCACAATCTGCACTGGTTCCAGGTCATCGAAACGCGCGGTCACATCGAAGACAACAAGGTCTCGCACTGGCAGGTGACGCTAAAGGTCGGATTGCGCATCGACGATTGA
- a CDS encoding BMP family ABC transporter substrate-binding protein: MKKRTMLSALALAAATLATGGALTQPAQAADVPGVAFVYLGNPGDAGWTYAHDQGSKEAEAKFGNKIKITRVENVPESADSERVFRDLANKGNKIIIGSSFGFQDFELKVAKDFPDTVFLHATGYKKAANFGTYDVRMYQGAYLAGVAAGYVTKTNTLGFVASVPIPEVVRNINAYTLGARSVNPKVHTKVIWINSWFDPGKEKQAAETLIGQGADVLLQNTDSSATLATASEKHVHAFGWDSDMKKFGPDAHLGSVVAHWGVYYTAAIQQVLDGKWKNDPVWWGIPQKAVNLEDMNTSAIPANAMKDVDAKRTQLASGKWDVFTGPIKDQTGAVKVPAGKTLADPELQRLNWYVEGVDGSLPK, encoded by the coding sequence ATGAAGAAAAGAACCATGTTGAGCGCGCTGGCGCTGGCCGCCGCGACGCTGGCGACGGGCGGTGCGCTGACGCAGCCTGCGCAGGCCGCCGATGTGCCCGGCGTCGCGTTCGTGTATCTCGGCAACCCCGGCGATGCAGGCTGGACCTATGCGCACGACCAGGGCTCGAAGGAAGCGGAAGCGAAGTTCGGCAACAAGATCAAGATCACGCGTGTCGAGAACGTGCCCGAGTCCGCCGACTCGGAGCGCGTGTTCCGCGACCTGGCGAACAAGGGCAACAAGATCATCATCGGTTCGAGCTTCGGCTTCCAGGACTTCGAACTGAAGGTCGCGAAGGATTTCCCGGACACCGTCTTCCTGCACGCAACGGGCTACAAGAAGGCAGCAAACTTCGGCACGTACGACGTTCGCATGTATCAGGGTGCCTATCTGGCAGGCGTTGCCGCCGGCTACGTGACGAAGACGAATACACTCGGCTTCGTCGCCTCCGTGCCGATTCCTGAAGTGGTGCGCAACATCAATGCATACACGCTCGGTGCGCGCTCGGTGAATCCGAAGGTGCACACGAAGGTCATCTGGATCAACAGCTGGTTCGATCCGGGCAAGGAAAAGCAGGCGGCCGAAACGCTGATTGGCCAGGGCGCGGACGTGCTGCTGCAGAACACCGATTCCAGCGCGACGCTGGCCACTGCGTCTGAAAAGCATGTGCATGCATTCGGCTGGGACTCGGACATGAAGAAGTTCGGTCCTGATGCACATCTGGGTTCAGTGGTTGCGCACTGGGGCGTGTACTACACGGCCGCGATCCAGCAGGTGCTGGACGGCAAGTGGAAGAACGATCCCGTGTGGTGGGGCATTCCGCAGAAGGCCGTCAACCTGGAAGATATGAACACGTCCGCAATTCCCGCCAACGCGATGAAGGATGTGGACGCGAAGCGCACGCAACTGGCAAGCGGCAAGTGGGATGTGTTCACCGGCCCGATCAAGGACCAGACGGGTGCAGTGAAGGTGCCGGCTGGCAAGACACTGGCCGATCCTGAACTGCAGCGTTTGAACTGGTATGTCGAGGGTGTGGACGGTTCGCTGCCGAAGTGA
- a CDS encoding NAD(P)-dependent oxidoreductase has protein sequence MEEREVEIGFCGPGLMGAPMIRHLLGAGHAVQVWNRTRAKAEALVPDGATVASTPAGLVGRAEAIFLCVLDAAAVEEVVFGANGIVAGVLGANGNSPVRWIVDHGSIPPSATRAFAARAAEANIGWIDAPVSGGVAGAIAGTLAVMAGGDAADVAAVTPVIGAYAARVTHMGAAGAGQTTKLCNQAIVTSTVAAIAEAVSLAQRSGIDAARLTQALAGGWADSVLLQTFVPRMTQSGQPPIGALSTFQKDVDTIAAAAYETGTPMPVSGTVQQLLRLGAAMGLADADLSGFIDVLHTPRKKG, from the coding sequence ATGGAGGAGAGAGAAGTGGAAATCGGTTTTTGCGGGCCGGGCTTGATGGGCGCGCCGATGATTCGGCATCTGCTGGGTGCAGGTCATGCAGTGCAGGTGTGGAACCGCACGCGCGCGAAGGCGGAGGCACTGGTGCCGGACGGCGCGACGGTCGCGTCGACCCCCGCCGGACTCGTCGGCCGGGCTGAAGCGATCTTCCTGTGCGTGCTGGACGCGGCAGCCGTCGAAGAAGTCGTATTCGGCGCCAACGGCATCGTGGCTGGCGTGCTCGGGGCGAACGGCAACAGCCCCGTGCGCTGGATCGTCGATCACGGCAGCATCCCGCCGTCGGCAACGCGCGCGTTCGCGGCGCGGGCGGCCGAAGCGAACATCGGCTGGATCGACGCGCCTGTCTCGGGCGGCGTGGCGGGCGCGATCGCCGGAACGCTCGCCGTGATGGCGGGCGGCGACGCCGCCGACGTTGCGGCCGTCACACCCGTGATCGGGGCGTACGCGGCACGCGTCACGCACATGGGCGCGGCGGGCGCGGGGCAAACCACCAAGCTGTGCAATCAGGCGATCGTGACGTCGACGGTGGCGGCCATCGCCGAGGCCGTCAGCCTCGCGCAGCGCAGCGGTATCGACGCCGCACGTCTGACGCAGGCGCTCGCTGGCGGCTGGGCCGACTCGGTGCTGCTGCAGACCTTCGTGCCGCGTATGACGCAGTCGGGTCAGCCGCCGATCGGCGCATTGAGCACGTTTCAGAAGGATGTGGACACGATTGCCGCCGCCGCGTACGAAACAGGCACTCCAATGCCGGTTTCGGGCACAGTGCAGCAACTGTTGCGTCTGGGTGCAGCCATGGGACTCGCGGATGCAGATTTGTCGGGTTTCATCGACGTGTTGCACACGCCACGTAAAAAAGGGTAG
- a CDS encoding DUF1289 domain-containing protein, which produces MSSNLHDLPDSPCIGVCSTLFDEICKGCGRTATEVSNWVFLTEEEKRSVWMRIEREGTAMRFKFDKL; this is translated from the coding sequence ATGTCATCGAATCTGCACGACCTTCCCGACAGCCCCTGCATCGGCGTCTGCTCGACGCTTTTCGACGAAATCTGCAAAGGGTGTGGCCGCACGGCGACGGAAGTGTCGAACTGGGTGTTTCTGACCGAGGAGGAAAAGCGCTCCGTCTGGATGCGCATCGAGCGCGAAGGCACGGCGATGCGGTTCAAGTTCGACAAGCTGTGA
- a CDS encoding aldehyde dehydrogenase family protein, which produces MKTFEHFYIDGKWIKPCGTGTIDVIDSATEEVMGRIPEGIEADAEAAIAAARAAFDGWAATSPKERGAYLQKIADNLKARTDELAGYICGEVGMPIKLARAIQVGGPVYNWNAYAKLAGEFQFEEQVGNSLVVREPVGVVAAITPWNYPLNQVTLKVAAALAAGCTIVLKPSEVAPLNAFVLAEAIHEAGLPAGVFNLVSGYGPVVGEVLASHPSVDMVSFTGSTRAGKRVSELAAASVKRVALELGGKSASVILDDADFAAAIKGTVGACFLNSGQTCSAHTRMIVPESRYDEARELAKKAAEAFVAGDPRVETTRLGPLASAAQQSRVHHYIARGIEEGAELVTGGTGMPDGISKGFFVKPTVFGRVHPKATIAQEEIFGPVLTILTYKDEEEAVRIANDSVYGLGGAVWAGSDERAMGVARRIRTGQVDINGGAWNMAAPFGGYKQSGHGRENGTYGLEEYLEYKSMQLKANKPA; this is translated from the coding sequence ATGAAGACCTTCGAGCATTTCTACATCGACGGCAAATGGATCAAGCCGTGCGGCACAGGCACGATCGACGTGATTGACTCTGCCACGGAAGAAGTGATGGGCCGCATTCCCGAGGGCATCGAAGCCGATGCCGAGGCAGCTATTGCCGCTGCCCGCGCTGCTTTCGACGGTTGGGCCGCGACGTCGCCCAAGGAGCGCGGCGCCTACCTGCAAAAAATTGCAGACAATCTCAAGGCGCGCACCGATGAACTCGCGGGATACATCTGCGGCGAGGTCGGCATGCCGATCAAGCTCGCGCGCGCGATACAGGTCGGCGGTCCCGTCTACAACTGGAATGCCTATGCGAAGCTCGCGGGTGAATTTCAGTTCGAAGAGCAGGTCGGCAATTCGCTCGTCGTGCGTGAGCCCGTCGGTGTCGTCGCCGCGATTACGCCTTGGAACTATCCGCTGAACCAGGTCACGCTGAAGGTGGCAGCCGCACTTGCGGCTGGCTGCACTATCGTGCTCAAGCCGTCGGAAGTGGCGCCGTTGAATGCTTTCGTGCTCGCGGAAGCGATTCATGAAGCGGGGCTGCCCGCCGGCGTGTTCAACCTGGTTAGCGGCTATGGTCCCGTGGTCGGTGAAGTGCTCGCGAGTCACCCATCTGTCGACATGGTGTCGTTCACCGGGTCGACGCGCGCGGGCAAGCGGGTGTCGGAACTGGCGGCGGCGTCGGTGAAGCGCGTTGCGCTGGAACTCGGCGGCAAATCGGCGTCCGTCATTCTCGACGATGCGGATTTCGCTGCGGCGATCAAGGGCACGGTGGGCGCGTGCTTTCTGAATTCGGGGCAAACGTGCTCGGCGCACACGCGCATGATCGTGCCCGAATCGCGCTATGACGAAGCGCGCGAACTGGCAAAGAAGGCAGCCGAAGCATTTGTCGCAGGCGATCCTCGTGTCGAGACGACGCGTCTGGGTCCGCTGGCTTCCGCTGCACAACAGTCTCGCGTGCACCACTATATTGCGCGTGGCATCGAAGAAGGCGCGGAGCTCGTCACGGGCGGCACCGGCATGCCGGATGGCATCTCGAAGGGCTTTTTCGTGAAACCGACTGTGTTCGGCCGCGTGCATCCGAAGGCGACGATTGCGCAGGAAGAAATCTTCGGTCCCGTGCTGACCATCCTCACCTACAAGGACGAAGAAGAAGCCGTGCGCATCGCTAATGACTCAGTGTACGGACTCGGCGGCGCCGTATGGGCGGGGAGCGACGAGCGCGCGATGGGCGTCGCGCGACGTATCCGCACGGGGCAGGTCGATATCAACGGCGGCGCATGGAACATGGCGGCTCCGTTCGGCGGCTACAAGCAGTCGGGACATGGCCGCGAGAACGGCACATACGGGCTCGAAGAATACCTCGAGTACAAGTCGATGCAATTGAAGGCGAATAAGCCTGCATAG